In a single window of the Gemmatimonadota bacterium genome:
- a CDS encoding NAD(P)/FAD-dependent oxidoreductase — translation MEAAAPTMRTVTPIRRGDRVVVIGAGPAGLTAAYLLAKAGHVVTVLEGDTLVGGISRTAQYRGFRFDIGGHRFFTKIEPVQALWEEILGDDFISVPRMSRIHYDGKYFDYPLKAFNALSGLGLINAVRIMLSYLHARIWPSPVEENFEQWVSNRFGKRLYEIFFKTYTEKVWGIPCTEIRAEWAAQRIQGLSLARAILNATSLQRRSTAIKSLINEFRYPRLGPGQMWEACRDRLREMGSRVLMEHFVTTIDCAHGKVTGVRVNTPEGERHFPADHVISTTDVRSLVRAMEPPVPAPVRRAAEGLRYRDFLVVALILETEKLFPDNWIYIHTPGVQVGRIQNFNNWSAAMVPEPGRTCLGMEYFCFQGDGLWESSDAELVALATREFEQLGLSPAGLVRDGTVIRMPKAYPIYDAEYREHLDNVRDWIDPIPNLHTVGRNGMHKYNNQDHSMLTAMMAVWNMQGAAHDIWAVNTDFEYHEEQRLEAPIAEAEAEAA, via the coding sequence ATGGAAGCTGCGGCACCTACCATGCGTACTGTGACCCCGATCCGTCGGGGCGACCGTGTCGTCGTCATCGGAGCGGGTCCGGCCGGCCTGACGGCGGCCTACCTCCTCGCCAAAGCGGGCCATGTGGTCACCGTGCTGGAAGGTGACACCCTGGTCGGCGGCATCTCCCGAACCGCTCAGTATCGCGGCTTTCGTTTCGACATCGGCGGCCATCGCTTCTTCACCAAGATCGAGCCGGTGCAGGCGCTCTGGGAGGAGATCCTCGGCGACGACTTCATCAGCGTGCCGCGGATGTCGCGCATTCACTACGACGGCAAGTACTTCGACTACCCGCTCAAGGCCTTCAATGCGCTCAGTGGCCTGGGGCTGATCAACGCCGTTCGGATCATGCTGAGCTACCTGCACGCGCGCATCTGGCCCTCGCCCGTCGAGGAAAACTTCGAGCAGTGGGTCAGCAACCGCTTCGGCAAGCGGCTCTATGAGATCTTCTTCAAGACCTACACCGAAAAAGTGTGGGGCATCCCGTGCACCGAGATCCGTGCCGAGTGGGCCGCGCAACGCATTCAGGGCCTCTCGCTCGCCCGCGCGATCCTCAACGCCACCTCGCTGCAGCGTCGCAGCACCGCGATCAAGAGCCTGATCAACGAATTTCGCTATCCCCGCCTCGGCCCCGGCCAGATGTGGGAGGCGTGCCGCGACCGGCTGCGCGAGATGGGAAGCCGCGTGCTGATGGAGCACTTCGTCACCACGATCGACTGCGCCCACGGCAAGGTGACCGGTGTGCGGGTCAACACCCCCGAGGGCGAACGGCACTTCCCAGCCGACCACGTCATCTCGACGACCGATGTCCGATCGCTCGTGCGCGCGATGGAGCCGCCGGTTCCCGCCCCCGTGCGCCGAGCCGCCGAAGGGCTTCGGTACCGCGACTTCCTGGTGGTGGCGCTGATTCTCGAGACGGAGAAGCTCTTTCCCGACAACTGGATCTACATCCACACGCCGGGCGTGCAGGTCGGGCGCATCCAGAACTTCAACAACTGGAGCGCCGCGATGGTGCCGGAGCCGGGGCGCACCTGCCTCGGCATGGAATACTTCTGCTTCCAGGGTGACGGCCTCTGGGAATCCAGCGACGCCGAGCTGGTTGCCCTGGCAACCCGCGAGTTCGAGCAGCTTGGGCTCTCCCCTGCCGGGCTGGTGCGGGATGGCACGGTCATCCGGATGCCGAAGGCGTACCCGATCTACGACGCCGAGTATCGGGAGCACCTCGACAACGTGCGGGACTGGATCGACCCGATCCCCAACCTGCACACGGTCGGCCGCAACGGGATGCACAAGTACAACAATCAGGACCACTCGATGCTCACGGCGATGATGGCCGTGTGGAACATGCAGGGCGCTGCCCACGACATCTGGGCCGTGAACACCGACTTCGAGTACCACGAAGAGCAGCGTCTCGAGGCACCGATCGCCGAGGCCGAGGCCGAGGCGGCCTGA
- a CDS encoding aminotransferase class V-fold PLP-dependent enzyme produces the protein MSRFEELRHAEFAALDGQGIYLNSASIGPMPSRSVAVLAACNRDRAKPGLWSVDRLNAVLSESRWLSARLINAAEDEIALMPNTTTGLNVAARALPLGAGDVVLTFDGEFPSNIYPYLVRGGEGIVLERIPRTVEGWPDEARLHERLADPAVKAVAVSLTQFSNGYTLDLAALSRATRALGKWLVVDAIQAVGQVPIDVQATPVDFLACGAQKWLLSPWGTGFLYVRRALIGTITPTFAGWAAFQGTDDYSQLTAYNPEPWPDARRFELITLPVQDFAAMNASVGLLLEVGVSAIAAHLRSLHAPIIAWAEANGATITSAPGARGCGILCLRPRGDVPAAYQRLQGHGVMCSLREGSVRLSPHLFTLPHEASAVVEMLDR, from the coding sequence GTGAGTCGATTCGAGGAGTTGCGTCACGCGGAATTCGCGGCGCTGGATGGTCAGGGGATCTACCTCAACAGCGCCTCGATCGGCCCCATGCCGTCCCGCAGCGTGGCGGTGCTGGCGGCGTGCAACCGCGATCGCGCCAAACCCGGCCTCTGGTCCGTGGATCGACTGAACGCGGTCCTCTCGGAATCGCGGTGGCTCTCGGCGCGACTGATCAACGCGGCCGAGGATGAGATCGCGTTGATGCCGAACACCACCACCGGCCTGAATGTGGCGGCACGCGCCCTGCCCCTCGGTGCCGGTGATGTCGTGCTCACCTTCGATGGAGAATTCCCGTCGAACATCTATCCGTACCTGGTACGGGGAGGCGAGGGGATCGTGCTGGAGCGGATCCCGCGCACCGTCGAAGGATGGCCGGACGAAGCGCGCTTGCACGAGCGGCTCGCCGACCCGGCGGTGAAGGCGGTGGCGGTGTCGCTCACCCAGTTCAGCAATGGCTATACGCTCGACCTCGCGGCCCTCTCCCGTGCCACGCGCGCGCTGGGAAAGTGGTTGGTGGTCGATGCCATTCAGGCGGTCGGGCAGGTGCCGATTGATGTGCAGGCGACGCCGGTGGACTTCCTGGCGTGCGGGGCGCAGAAGTGGCTGCTCTCACCGTGGGGGACGGGGTTTCTCTACGTGCGCCGTGCACTGATCGGGACCATCACCCCGACCTTCGCCGGTTGGGCCGCGTTCCAGGGGACCGACGACTATTCGCAACTCACCGCCTACAACCCCGAGCCGTGGCCCGATGCGCGCCGATTCGAGCTGATCACGCTGCCGGTGCAGGACTTCGCGGCGATGAATGCGTCCGTCGGGTTGCTGCTCGAGGTGGGGGTCAGCGCGATCGCGGCACATCTCCGCAGCCTGCACGCCCCGATCATCGCGTGGGCGGAGGCGAACGGCGCGACCATCACGTCCGCCCCCGGAGCCCGTGGGTGCGGGATTCTCTGTCTACGGCCGCGCGGCGACGTCCCGGCCGCCTACCAGCGGCTGCAGGGTCACGGGGTGATGTGCTCGCTGCGCGAGGGATCCGTGCGCCTCAGCCCGCACCTCTTCACCCTGCCGCACGAAGCCAGCGCGGTGGTCGAGATGCTTGATCGTTGA
- a CDS encoding oligosaccharide flippase family protein: MSQARQQDSADVGMIWKNASWLGVVPVLLNIVALFSTGYITRRVGPAGFGQFSIALALTGLTVTITDLGLRSLAVRNLARSGPGARRGLHDLMSVRLITAAVATVMAWVMAATIAALSTGSRLPPVLLVSSLGIVPTAMVGVFTDGLMARDQARATSAATFWSGALLTIASVVAVALRPTGEMLAASYLVGPFIKVMMLSHRAREFYGPIRLRWRPKQWRVLTARSFGFFKVSLTGQAINRIETPLIGWLFGEKIAGIFAASMSLAERLGLVIDNVTTAALPTLMRLRGDATRIGEVVARIMHPLLTALLVGEHHGHDGVDGRRDGGLRPGL, from the coding sequence GTGAGCCAAGCGCGACAGCAGGATAGCGCCGACGTCGGGATGATCTGGAAAAACGCCAGCTGGCTCGGCGTGGTCCCCGTCCTGTTGAACATCGTGGCCCTCTTCAGCACCGGATACATCACCAGACGGGTGGGACCGGCCGGTTTCGGTCAATTCAGCATTGCCCTCGCGCTCACCGGCCTCACCGTCACCATCACCGACCTCGGACTCCGTTCACTCGCGGTCCGCAATCTGGCCCGGAGCGGACCCGGGGCACGCCGCGGACTCCACGACCTGATGTCGGTGCGGCTGATCACCGCCGCCGTCGCCACGGTCATGGCATGGGTCATGGCGGCGACGATCGCCGCACTGTCGACCGGTTCCAGGCTGCCGCCGGTGCTGCTCGTCAGCTCCCTGGGGATCGTCCCGACCGCGATGGTCGGAGTGTTCACCGACGGGTTGATGGCCCGCGACCAGGCGCGAGCCACTAGCGCGGCCACGTTCTGGAGCGGGGCGCTGCTCACGATCGCCTCGGTCGTCGCGGTGGCCCTGCGCCCGACGGGCGAGATGCTGGCCGCGTCCTATCTGGTCGGTCCGTTCATCAAGGTGATGATGCTGTCGCACCGTGCGCGGGAATTCTACGGCCCGATCCGGTTGCGCTGGCGGCCGAAGCAGTGGCGCGTGCTCACCGCGCGCTCCTTCGGCTTCTTCAAGGTGTCGCTGACCGGGCAGGCAATCAATCGGATCGAGACTCCCTTGATCGGGTGGCTCTTCGGCGAAAAGATTGCCGGCATCTTCGCGGCCAGCATGTCACTGGCTGAGCGCCTTGGCTTAGTGATCGACAATGTCACCACGGCGGCGCTCCCGACACTGATGCGGCTGCGCGGCGACGCCACCCGGATCGGCGAGGTGGTCGCTCGCATCATGCACCCGCTCCTGACGGCCCTGCTGGTGGGGGAGCATCATGGCCATGATGGGGTCGACGGCCGCCGTGACGGTGGTCTTCGGCCGGGCCTATGA
- a CDS encoding glycosyltransferase family 2 protein, protein MSVVIAAYNAAAFIDEALAGVVAQTRPAHEVIVVDDGSTDDTGARVRAWEGRTGTTRLILLDGPNRGLSVSRNRGILKASGEARGLARWR, encoded by the coding sequence GTGTCCGTGGTGATCGCGGCCTACAACGCTGCGGCATTCATTGACGAAGCCTTGGCCGGCGTTGTTGCGCAGACGCGTCCGGCACATGAGGTCATCGTGGTGGACGACGGGTCGACCGACGACACCGGCGCGCGGGTGCGAGCGTGGGAAGGTCGGACGGGCACCACGCGGTTGATCCTGCTCGACGGCCCCAACCGCGGCCTGAGCGTCAGCCGGAATCGCGGCATTCTCAAGGCGTCTGGCGAAGCTCGTGGCCTTGCTCGATGGCGATGA
- a CDS encoding glycosyltransferase family 4 protein: MRRPSATHDLLLAYDFPPLGGGIARWMDELARGYPAGALTVSTGVVAGSDTIDAALPNPVDRVGVPVHRLRTAPGLMRWAHRVARLGRAPATRFAWVGNIRPAAFPARWAWERTGLPYGILVYGGDLLSLGPKLARSRLKRQLYRPILAQASVYVAISEWTAQLCRTLLESLDLPTEGRIRVLPLGTDPARWRPDPEAGRAFRARRGLPEGRWLVTVARLVPHKGIDTAIELLARLAPTHPDLHYLVVGRGGYEATLRKFADTLGVADRFHLCTDVDDEELPAAYAAGEIYLGLSRQEGLDVEGFGLSLLEASATELPVIAGRSGGIADAVAEGESGVLVDPTDPEQATDMVAHLLGDRALGAKLGQAGRARVIRGFTWPRVIGDMRAMSAEFGRR, encoded by the coding sequence GTGCGACGTCCTTCCGCGACTCACGACCTCCTGCTGGCGTACGACTTCCCGCCCCTCGGCGGGGGCATCGCGCGCTGGATGGACGAACTGGCACGGGGCTATCCGGCGGGTGCCCTGACCGTGTCGACGGGCGTCGTCGCCGGCTCCGATACGATCGACGCGGCGCTGCCCAATCCGGTCGACCGCGTCGGCGTGCCGGTGCACCGGTTGCGCACGGCACCGGGGCTGATGCGCTGGGCGCACCGGGTCGCCCGACTTGGTCGTGCGCCCGCGACGCGTTTCGCATGGGTCGGCAACATTCGTCCGGCCGCCTTCCCGGCACGGTGGGCCTGGGAGCGCACCGGACTCCCGTACGGCATCCTCGTCTACGGCGGCGACCTGCTGTCGCTTGGACCGAAGTTGGCGCGCTCGCGCCTCAAGCGGCAGTTGTATCGCCCGATCCTGGCACAGGCCTCGGTGTACGTCGCCATCTCGGAGTGGACGGCCCAGCTCTGCCGCACGCTGCTGGAGAGTCTCGACCTGCCGACCGAAGGGCGGATTCGCGTCCTCCCGCTCGGCACCGACCCCGCGCGCTGGCGGCCGGACCCCGAAGCGGGGCGCGCCTTCCGGGCGCGTCGCGGTCTGCCGGAGGGCCGCTGGCTGGTGACGGTGGCCCGGCTGGTGCCGCACAAGGGCATCGACACCGCGATCGAATTGCTCGCTCGTCTGGCGCCGACACATCCTGATTTGCACTATCTGGTCGTCGGCCGTGGCGGGTACGAGGCGACGCTGCGCAAGTTCGCCGACACGCTCGGCGTCGCTGACCGCTTCCATCTCTGCACCGATGTCGACGACGAGGAACTGCCGGCGGCCTACGCGGCCGGCGAGATCTATCTGGGGCTGTCCCGGCAGGAAGGCCTCGACGTCGAGGGCTTCGGACTTTCGCTGCTCGAGGCGTCGGCCACCGAACTCCCCGTCATCGCGGGGCGGAGTGGCGGCATCGCGGATGCGGTGGCCGAAGGGGAGAGCGGCGTGCTCGTCGACCCCACCGATCCGGAGCAGGCGACCGACATGGTGGCGCACCTGCTGGGCGACCGCGCGCTCGGCGCCAAGCTCGGGCAGGCGGGACGGGCCCGAGTGATCCGCGGCTTCACCTGGCCGCGGGTGATCGGCGACATGCGCGCGATGTCCGCGGAGTTCGGGCGCCGATGA
- a CDS encoding polysaccharide deacetylase family protein, whose protein sequence is MRAILTYHSIDRTGSVISVTPEDFATHVAWAASGAVQVTSVEELLTLPEDTNAVAITFDDALASVATEAAPRLADHGLAATVFVVSQHAGGDNRWGGKASDLVPTAPILDWDALGTLAESGWTIGSHTEHHPRLSTCAEAELEDELAGSAATIAERMGTRPRTFAYPYGDTSPRVRAAVARHYSVACSTSYRPVTSTTDPLDVPRLDAWYFRGREPFRGWGTPRFRRAVAWRHTLRQARRMWA, encoded by the coding sequence ATGCGTGCCATCCTCACCTATCACTCGATCGATCGCACCGGTTCAGTCATCTCGGTGACCCCGGAGGACTTCGCCACGCACGTCGCGTGGGCGGCCTCCGGCGCGGTGCAGGTGACCTCGGTGGAGGAACTGCTGACATTGCCCGAGGACACGAATGCGGTCGCCATCACCTTCGATGACGCCTTGGCGTCGGTCGCCACCGAAGCGGCACCCCGCCTCGCCGACCACGGCTTGGCGGCCACCGTCTTCGTGGTGAGTCAGCATGCCGGCGGCGACAATCGCTGGGGCGGCAAGGCGAGCGACCTGGTCCCCACCGCACCGATTCTCGACTGGGATGCGCTGGGCACCCTGGCCGAGTCGGGGTGGACCATCGGGTCACACACCGAGCACCATCCCCGGCTCTCCACATGCGCCGAGGCCGAGCTCGAGGACGAACTGGCCGGCTCTGCCGCCACGATTGCCGAGCGCATGGGAACCCGGCCCCGGACATTCGCCTACCCGTATGGCGATACGTCGCCGCGCGTGCGCGCCGCGGTTGCCCGCCACTACAGCGTGGCCTGCTCGACAAGCTATCGTCCCGTCACCAGCACGACGGATCCACTGGACGTGCCGCGACTCGACGCCTGGTATTTCCGTGGCCGCGAGCCCTTCCGAGGCTGGGGCACGCCCCGCTTCCGACGAGCGGTCGCGTGGCGCCACACCCTGCGCCAGGCTCGACGGATGTGGGCATGA
- a CDS encoding ABC transporter permease: MSAQPTQELLLDRWRRDPLFKLGVVLVAAVLVAAAAAPWLAPHDPLLGDLANDSLAPPGGKFLFGADAQGRDVFSRVLYGARISLMVGLISQAVAVALGLTLGLLAGYYRRWVDLLIMRLADITLAFPSLLLLIAVAAAVKPSLPVIFLVVGAVGWAGMARLVRGQVLLLARSDYVLAAKALGAGDRWILWRHLAPNVRAPVIISATLGIAGAIMAEAALSFVGLGAQPPTPSWGAMVSEGRDLIRVAPWVSVVPGLAVGVAVLGFNLVGDGLREALDPTMRRGR, encoded by the coding sequence ATGAGCGCGCAACCGACGCAGGAGCTGCTCCTCGACCGGTGGCGGCGCGACCCGCTCTTCAAGCTCGGTGTCGTCCTCGTCGCCGCAGTGCTGGTGGCGGCCGCGGCCGCGCCGTGGCTCGCCCCGCATGATCCACTCCTCGGCGATCTGGCCAACGACTCGCTCGCGCCGCCGGGGGGGAAGTTCCTCTTTGGTGCCGATGCGCAGGGCCGGGACGTCTTTTCTCGCGTGCTCTACGGTGCACGCATCTCGCTCATGGTCGGTTTGATCTCGCAGGCGGTGGCGGTGGCGCTCGGCCTGACGCTCGGGCTGCTCGCGGGGTACTATCGTCGTTGGGTCGACCTGCTCATCATGCGCCTGGCCGACATCACGCTGGCGTTTCCGTCGTTGCTGCTGCTGATCGCGGTCGCGGCCGCGGTGAAGCCCTCGTTGCCGGTGATCTTCCTGGTGGTGGGCGCGGTGGGGTGGGCCGGGATGGCTCGGCTGGTTCGCGGGCAGGTGCTACTGCTGGCGCGGAGCGACTATGTGCTCGCGGCGAAGGCGCTCGGGGCCGGCGATCGGTGGATTCTCTGGCGCCACCTGGCGCCGAACGTCCGCGCGCCGGTGATCATCTCGGCGACGCTCGGCATCGCGGGGGCGATCATGGCGGAGGCGGCGCTCTCGTTCGTCGGACTCGGGGCACAGCCGCCGACACCCAGCTGGGGGGCGATGGTCTCTGAGGGGCGCGATCTCATCCGGGTGGCGCCGTGGGTTTCGGTGGTGCCGGGGTTGGCGGTGGGTGTGGCGGTGCTGGGTTTCAATCTCGTGGGCGATGGCCTGCGCGAGGCGCTGGATCCGACGATGCGGAGGGGGCGGTGA
- a CDS encoding glycosyltransferase — translation MSSTTDRSARDFSVIMPAHQAARLLPDTLAALSRSTLPRERWELLVVDDASTDETAEVAAQWADAVIKLDGPPRGPGGARNAAAARAQGTWLIFIDADVRVHPTTLQRFADTVAADPMLVGVFGSYDDTPAARGLLSEYRNLLHRYVHLRGAGEAETFWAGCGAIRRDAFEAVGGFDTARFPRPQIEDIELGYRLRDRGGRIRLDPTIQATHLKRWHLWPMVRTDFRDRGIPWMRLLLERRGRTAPTLNTGRAEQLRVGLAGLGMVTLVGSLLLREPALAWASACMWLVLAVANADTYRWFASQRGLAFAFRVVPLHLAYYASNALAAVAGIVQHLATSRPTAGQRG, via the coding sequence ATGAGCTCCACCACCGACCGCTCCGCGCGGGACTTCTCCGTGATCATGCCGGCGCACCAAGCCGCGCGATTGCTGCCGGACACGCTCGCCGCGCTGAGCCGGAGTACCCTTCCGCGCGAGCGGTGGGAGCTGCTGGTCGTCGACGACGCGAGCACCGACGAGACCGCCGAGGTGGCCGCCCAATGGGCCGATGCCGTGATCAAACTCGACGGCCCCCCACGCGGCCCCGGCGGGGCGCGCAACGCCGCCGCCGCACGCGCCCAGGGCACCTGGTTGATCTTCATTGATGCCGACGTGCGGGTGCACCCGACCACCCTGCAGCGTTTCGCCGACACGGTGGCGGCCGACCCGATGTTGGTAGGCGTCTTCGGGAGCTACGACGATACGCCGGCCGCGCGCGGGCTCCTGAGCGAGTACCGCAACCTGTTGCATCGGTACGTCCACCTGCGGGGCGCCGGCGAAGCGGAGACCTTCTGGGCGGGATGCGGCGCCATCCGCCGGGATGCATTCGAAGCGGTGGGTGGCTTCGACACGGCGCGCTTCCCCCGTCCCCAGATCGAGGACATTGAGCTCGGCTATCGCCTGCGCGATCGCGGGGGGCGCATTCGCCTCGACCCGACGATTCAGGCGACGCACCTCAAGCGGTGGCACCTCTGGCCGATGGTGCGTACGGACTTCCGCGATCGTGGCATTCCCTGGATGCGATTGCTGCTGGAGCGCCGGGGCCGGACCGCGCCGACGCTCAACACCGGACGGGCGGAGCAGCTCCGGGTTGGGCTCGCCGGGTTGGGCATGGTGACCCTCGTCGGAAGTTTGCTGCTCAGGGAACCGGCCCTCGCCTGGGCGAGTGCGTGCATGTGGCTGGTGCTGGCCGTGGCCAATGCCGACACCTATCGGTGGTTCGCCAGCCAGCGCGGCCTCGCCTTCGCTTTCCGCGTCGTCCCGCTGCACCTGGCGTATTACGCCAGCAATGCCCTGGCGGCAGTCGCCGGGATCGTGCAACACCTCGCCACCAGTCGGCCGACAGCAGGTCAGCGCGGGTGA